Genomic DNA from Theobroma cacao cultivar B97-61/B2 chromosome 3, Criollo_cocoa_genome_V2, whole genome shotgun sequence:
TTATCCATTTATGCTGGTGGTCGGCCACCGATAGATGATGGTTTGGGCCAGGACGAACCTGGTCATCACTAATCAAATGTTAGGTGAAGTGGAACTTGATGGTTTAGTTTACCCGAGGTAGGGATAAGGTTCATACTCTGCTTTTGCAAGCACCGTAAACTCTTTTAATGGCATTATGCTGCTTTTGGACAATTTTGGTTTAACCCATAACCTTACTTGCAGTTCTAGAGTGCCTTGAAGCATGAAATATGAACATGGCCAGATGCAAGATCAAGATAACGAAAGTCATGTAAGAGGAATGAAAAAGGTCAATAGCCATGTGGTAAATTTTGAGATGCACAAATGACGATCATGAAtgtcattttttaattgtcaTCACTATGCATTCCTGTAATCTTGGCTTAATTATTTGGGAAGCTACACAAATAAACGCTACACTATTTTCTTCCAGAATCACATCCAAAAACACTGACTAACATAATCGTGTGTATATTCTCTACATCACGAATAACAAAATGTATTAACTTATGCCTCTCTTTGAGGATTGCGGATTGGAACTCTTCAGTCCCTCAGCCTCAAGCAATTTAATCACCAGTTGGCATCTTAACCTTGCCTTGATTTTTACCTCCAAACAGATGACCTGTTGACATGGTTTATTGATCATTGGAGGTGCTGTTTCCACTGCTACCAACCCAGTATTGTTTAACTGCAACTAGCATCTTCTCTGGCACAAGGGGGCCATCCTCATGATCCATCATCTTGGTGTTCCATCTCATGCCTCCAGCAATTTTCCGGACCTTGTTTagaacatcaacatcatcccGGAAGATAACAGCCCCTTCAGGTCGCAAAATGCGATCCATTTCCAGAAGGATGTCTTCAAAGTTACACCTGCAATTGATCATAAATTTATAGGTAATGAAACACTTTCACCTGGTCTTCAATATGGTCCAAACAAGAATCCGTTCATTGAGCAGTAagttaattatgaaaattgaataaCGCAGTCAGCATTTTTTGCATTGCAAACCTACGAATatctaatttttgttttgagaaacaaaaactCCTGTTGATAGGGAGTCTAAGAGTTATTCCAAAATAAACTTTCAGCCATATGATGGCAGTCAAAGTTGGCATTTAATGTTTAATTACTTTATATTCACCACACTATCAGTGAACCATAACTCTTCACCTCGTCAAAACCaacatttattaattttgattttaaaaggTTTTAAAGATGTGGTGAGCTATGGTTCACTGAAAGCATATTGAATTGTTTGCTGGATTAAGCACTTTtggaaaaagatgaaaaggaAATCACACATAAAACATGGCACATtggaaaaagatgaaaaagagaCTTACTTGTTTTGATACAAGCTAAAGACACCATTGGCATGAATAAAGTCATATGTTCTTGGATATGTAGAGAAACCTTCACACCtgtaacaaaaaagaaatgaaaatgtcACCAATGGAGTTTGCGGGGGTTCATTTAAGAAGTTTTTATGAGTTATATTCCATAAAAAGAGGAGTCactaaaaaatatgatatgaCTAACGATTTCAATGCCCTCAAATTGTCACTAGCTCTGCCATTGCAAAGTATTTGAGAGGGCCTTTAGCTAAGCTACTTGGAGCTTCTCTTTCTCTGGTAAAAGCGTCAGTGTGCCAAAGGCCTTAACTAAAGTGCATTTAGTTGAAAACTATAGTAATTTATTTAACAAATATAGGTCAGATGTCCAATATCATGATGGTGCTGGTGGTTAATGAGTTATGCAGGAAGTTGATACACCAGTAACTACAAAACAAGTCTATAAAATGTATTTTCCCGACGCATCGGTACATCATGACTTCTGAACAGAGGACTTATAATCAGGTAGTCTACTTTCCACTGTTTCTATACCACAAGAACAAATAAACTCTTTTGTAAACCTCCTCACTCTATTTCCCTATGATAATTAACAGCATAATTTTGaggatgaaaaagaaaaaaaggaactCAATATGGAACTAGTTAAATTAATCACAGAGACAATAGAGAAGAAAGATTAAGACATACCAGTCATGGTATATTCCAATTAGACCTCTCTCATAGATAACACCTAAGGTGTTCTTAGCAACTGTGGGCACAACATTCATCACCCAAGACTTCGGTGATTCAAGTGATGCTGCAAATCCTCCAAGACCTGCATTCATGTCCATCATGTTTCGGTATCTTGCAGTAccaatcaatttatttattcttttgtaaGCATTTACATGCTTCTTCCAGAGCTTATTGTCCTCCTGGTAAGATTTAGCTGAGACCCCATCAACAAGTCCTTTGGCTATCCGAGGAGGGACGGCAAAAAGCCTAGCTGGGTACTTCTTCAACTCCCCTCCTGCCACTTCACTTGAACTACTTACCTTAGGGAAAGGGTTTACGCACGTTTCCATTTTCTTGTACCTAAAACGCaccaaagaagaaataattaCAGTGAtaatacaaaaagaaaataacaacttTACAAATAGAAGAGTCAGAAGTGGAAATGACACATAGAATATAACGATTTCGCTGTGCTTGATATGCACCCACAACGCTCTTAACCAAATACTATTTTACTAATAAATATATGATAATTGAAACCAATGATGAAATAGCAAAGCTCTTACTGACTAGTGAATCAATCTTAAGAGAGAAAATGCAAATCACAAGAAAACTCACCAAACATCATCGGCATCCCTTGATTCACATATATTGGCAGACTTCCTGAGGCAGGATTTGtcattaacttttttttggaaaatagcAATATCTCCCTTCTCATATTTTTTCTCCCAGCAAAGACGTTCAGCTAGCTCTTCAATCTTTCTTTGCTCAGCCTTGAGATCTTCCTTAGATCGCTTCCATGTTTTGTAGTAGGTCTCCCAATTAATTGGAGGGCCAGACAAGACCCAGTATCCACCAGGCCTCAGGACTCTATCAACTTCCATTAAGTACATCCCATCTGAGTAAACAGGTAGACATGTAGAAAGGTCATCAATTCCTGgtagttttaaaattcattgttgtttttttattgtttagttCCAACTTCTAACCATACTTAATTACTGAACAACATGCCAGAAAAGCAtggtgaaaaagaaaacaaaagtaCTACATGATTTCACTGCTAACATGTTCATTACTACCACTTACCATTTGCAGTCCATGGTATTAGGCATCGAGAACACTGAGCCATATCAAATGCTCTGGAGGGATATGGAAGTTTTATAGATCCAAGAACACCAATAACAGCAGGCACACCTCGCTCCAGTGCAAACTGTACCTGTGCTTCATGATTGTCCCGAGGGGCAAAAGACATAGCCAGAACATTTCTCTTCATCATGTATGCGCCCCAACTTGCTACCTACATTATGATCGTTTCTATTAGTGCAGGTAATCCTCCTGAACAAAATGCCAAACTGGTGCTTTGATGATGATTGTTGGCAAAAAGAACATTATGGAAATCATTCAACCTCTAATATGATGGAGAGATAGACAGACCGTGCTCAGTAAGATAGAGATCCAAGAACAAAAGAGTATATGTGATGACTAAATGTaaataaatgatgaaagagaaaagactATTCACGAGCACAAAGTTATGTAATCTCAATTCTCAGTATATAAGCTCCTTCATATATCTATTAACCAATACATTCAGTTCCTATTAGACATAGTAGTTATGGGGATGCTTTATCAAGTGCGGACTAGCTTAATCCTACAGACTTAGACATATAACATGTTTGTAtatgcaacaaaaaaaaatacacgGTTGATTAAATATTCCGCACCTCACTATGGTATATTCTAAGACTACAAGACTATGCCTATATACGTTATTTTAGGGGAGTCTGATACTCAAATAATTCATAAGCTCACAGTTTGCAGAAGAATAAAATGAGAAGAGGATAGCTAAGAAGTAAACTGCATTGTAAATTAGTAAACACCCATCCAGCCATCACCCCTGACCCCAAAAGAAAGCAAATGCATAACAGCATCATAAATTCTCAACTAAAGCGGGATAAcatattcttgaaaaatcaacATACTCCGCAACCGGTGTCCAATGCTGTTCTGACAGAACCATCTGCTATTGGGATGACTGATGCAAGCTCATCAATATAAGCATCTGCACCTTGAGGAAACATAGTTCCTCCACCTGGAAATTTGAACACATTTCCTTTGAACTGTACCCAGTTCTGGACAGCCTTCTCAACTGTCAGACTTTTGTGAGGAACATTAGCATAATGGACATAGTCACGACTCTTTGGCCATTCAAACGGTGTCATATACCCTTTAGGAGCTGGAATGAGacaatgtaatttttcttcttcggCAGGACAGTGTCTTTCCCTGTAAATCATGTTATCCCTAGGAAACTTCATGGCATGGTCTTGCTCTTGGCAAGGGGTGTAATCAGTGTATTTTAAATCACATGGCTTAAACACCACAGCTTTTGGTTTGGAATGCTCAACAATCTCTACATCATTGTGATGAGTTTCAAAGTTTAAATTGGTGAAGATATTGCAGTCTGTCTGCTTAGTTACTTCCAATGCTATACTATCTCCTTTGCCGAAACCACTTCTCTGCCATGCTCCCAGAATATAAAAGAAACAGCACAAACCAATCACAGCAAATATAGATAGTGGGCTTCGTGTTCTGTTGCCTGATGTATTGTGCTTGGATGCCATGATTAGAGGGTGACAAATTCCCCAAAGCACACTGTGAGGAGAAGTAAGTTAGAACATAATGAATTTCCATGGATAAATAATGGTAAAGTAAGAGCTAAATACCAAAACGTTAAGAGAAACTATTCACAATGTTCCAATTGTGTACACTACACTTGCTTCAACTAATAGCAACCAAAAAATTCACTAAGAAGCCGAATGTAAAGTTAACAGGAtataaaaagaatttcaaaatcctATGGATTTAGATCAATTTTATTGTCAGCAAAAAACCAAATTTTAAAAGCAGATGTGGTAacctaagaaataaataaagtaaacAATAATTCCACCTTTGCAGTTAAtaacttttcaaaataatCCACTTCACTCCCAACAAGCTCAGAGTTCTTCTGCACTTACTTCTCTACTTAGGATCAATCAAGATTTACAGCCTCAAGAGCATTACAAAAAGAGTTCAGttctttataaattttctataaAGTAGACCTAAGAAATCAACTAAAAAGCTGGCTTTTTTATCAAATGGGTCTTAACATATCCACCTTATCTTTCATCTCAAAACACAGAAAAACAGAAAGCAAACTGAAAAAGCGAGATCCATTAACTGAAGTAGAAATCTCAAATCTTGAATCcatcaaataaaaagaaagcaacATGCATAGATCTCAGGAGAAAAAACAATATAAGCAAAACTAAGCAAAAGTTGAAGCAATAATAGTAGCATAAAAAGCTATGAactttaaagcaaaaaaatggagaaagaTAGAAAATGGGATCAtaccaagaaaaaagaaagaacgaAAGAGCTCTAAGCAGAGCCCTTTTGCTTGAATATCTCTCTCTGGATCTCCAGAGTGCAAATGAGTGGAGAGTGTTTCGGTGAGAGAATGGTAAAGACTTAAAAGACGTTGGCTTTACAGTAAAGGCAGTGTCTTTTATCCCTCATACACTCACACAAAAGTCggttaaaatgaaatattgactcctttttttcttgttgagtTTACACAGGAGGAATCGAGGTCGGGGAGACACAGTGTTCTGTTTTAATCCAATCAATGTCCAAAACCGGAAAGTGGGtcaaaaactaaaacaatGCTACTTTACTTCTCCTAGATTTGTTTCTGCCTTGAGATTATGTCATTCATTGATACTATATTTAGTTAGATTCATTTTTCTAATACTAAGGAAAAGTCGGTGGAAGAGGCCACATAATGTAATTACATAAGGAAAttcaggaaaagaaaacacaagtcaaaatgCAGCAATGATTTGGGGTTGGGACCATATTTTGTTGTATGTATATTTCACCTAATTTGTGAAGTCACATCTGCACCCTTGCCGACACTAACGTGTTGAAGAACTTTGATGGTGTTTGAAACTAATAAAGAATCATCAATATCTCCATTAATTATAGTTGAGTTGCTATAGTTTAATTGAAATGTCATCGTATTACGCGTACTAGTACTAGATCTATGCACAAGGACAGAATTTGTGATCTATACTTGAGAATTTGAGATTTAAGATTGAATTGACACTTAAACGTTATCCCCAGATTTTTCTTACACTAaaatttattggaaaattTGGACCCACTAATCAGTACGACAGCTGACAAGGGTTAGAAAAAGGATACAAAAGTATGTGCACAAAGGTGCCGGGGCATGGGTTACCGTTTTCTCTTGAATCTGTCTTCAAAGTTATGACATAGGAGCAGTTAGATGAAATTGGTTGCTCATCCCATCTGCATGAACTCCATTGGCATCAGAAATTTGAATAGTACAAGCTCTAACCATAGACTTGACTATCTTTCCAGTGAAACTGTGAGAGTGATAGTTTCGAGTCAAAACAGAAGAATTTTTATGGTATTTTCACCGATTTTGAGAGTTTAAAACATAAGCATGAAGGGAAGCAATATAGATTACATTGTTTATGCCACAAGTCCAAATTCTTGAAACACCAAAATCCCCAACTGGGATGCCGATTTCTTAATGCAACAGAAGAGGAAAAAGCTGTGCTGTATGATGTTCAATGGTTTACAGGAACCTGGTGGGGCATGTACAAGGGGAAGTATTTTAACCTCCAAAAACAATCTCCAAAGACTAGCTCCACTGTCAAATGGTGGAAACTTTCACTTTGTTCATCAATCTCTTTACACTTTGATTAATCCGGCAAAACCCCTTACTTAAATAAAAGCTATAATGAATGAAAGTCTTCTGCTACTGCTTATAGGACATAGAGGTTGAAATGAGGCTGTTCTGACCATTCTCAATACATCCCCATGTGGCAATGTTAAAACATCAGTGCTTTAGGTTCTGCATGAAAGTTATGGTTTGTGCATATTAGACAAATacaaaaccaaattaaaagagaaCATTGAAGCAGacatcaaaagacaaaaaaaactttaatgCACAGATAAAGTGTCCTGAAGCGCACCAGCCTTCACTTTATGGTCTGATTGATTTAAGTTTGTGTTGATGCCTCCAACTGATTTCAATGTGACTTCCTCCCCCTTTTTTCTCATCCTGGAAGAGCTCAAAGAGccttcaactacaaagaaattaaaatgacCAAATCAAGATTGAAAGAGTCACTCCAAAGATGCTACCCTAATGATGCAATTATGGTTCTGAAGAAGCTCCTTTGACTAATACTTAACATACAACAACAATATGAAAGAGTTTTGGAAAACTTTAAGCAtcttaattgaaaaagtaaaacacaaaaatataGATTTTGAACCTTGCCATTCCCACACGACTTTTGATTCACCTTTAACAAGCTTGGGGTAGAGATCTACTCGAGAATCTTCCTGTACCAACTCCTCAACCTGAAAATAAGTTGAAGATTGAATCAAGTTTTAAAACCTTATAGCCTAGTTGATTACAATTAATTGGCACTTCAatatattaacataaaattgCATCAAGGATTAGTTCTAACACattaggaaagaaaaaagaaaagaaaaaataaatccaTGATTAGGTACAGCTAATTAGACTAATGAACACAAGCAAGTGAAAATACCTTTTTCCATAAATGAGGATCCTTTCTTTCCCTaggaaaaagaagatgatCCCGCAACCATGAGGCAACAACCCATGATTCACCTCCACCATTGACGCTCTTTGACCTCAAGGCTTTCTCCTCAAGCATGTCACAGACCTAACAATGGGAAAAAATTCGATTATCAATTTCTTAATGATGTTCAAATTGCTTTCTAATTTGATATAATCACTTTAGATGTGGGGATCAAGTTAAACATAatgaaagcatgaaatttttgtAAGCAATCATTCTTGAGCATAACAATGAGGGATAAAAAATGGTTATTCTAAAGTCTGGAATTTTACAGCAAGAACATTTACAGAATGcttcatttattttgataacatCCTATCTCACATTTTGCTATgcttcccatttctttttctttatccaTCCCCTGCTTCTATAACCCCAGTTCTACTCATTATAAGGTGGTCattgttatatatattaaaaaacatcACTTAGTTTAAGCCCGCATCTATTTGGAATCTATCTCAGCAGAGTGTTCACAACCGCTGGGTAAAATAATGCTGAGAATTTTAAGCGTTAAACTAATACGCAAAAGACAACCTCCAAAAGAGCTTGACATGCAGAAGGTAAGGAAAATAAACCATTAATTAACCATAACTGTACATGGAAAAACTTGCACACCTGATGGTAAAGCTCTTCTACTCTAGCTGAAAGACAGCGTTTCTGATGGACATTCCAAAACAGCATTGCAAATCCTACAAGctgtaaaacaaaatattgttacaactttcaaaatattgatacttttaaCTAAAGCATTCTGAGGATGGTTTTTAAAAGGGACTACCCCTGCACAAACAGGCACAATAATAAGAGCATGATTGGAGATCAATTGACGGATACGACAGGTAAAGGGTTTGTAATACTCTGCCAGAGAATCTGGACACTTGACCTCCTGTATCCtgtataaaaacaaaagaaatgtgatttaaatgcttccaaatgttgaaaatttaaatagatGATAATAAGCATACCCATGGGAATTTATTCTTGTCTCCAATAATTTAACTATCGTCTCCATAACCCTTCTTTTTGCATACAAGTATGTGGCATTGTCTGGGCCAAAATTTTGCATCAGCTCATGTCCATCTAAATCAttccaaatatcatgttctcgagcctgaaatgggtacATATTTAGAACAACAGCTTCAGCAAGTTATAAACCCTGGGATACTTAATCTACTGGCATATGCAtgtaaaattaaacaaaatggaaaaatcaTGGGGTACCCAAACTGTCACAGTCCCATAGCACAAACTTTGAGCGTAAGCTTCACAGAGGCGAACTTCTAGCCACTTGGACTACAAAATACAAATGATAATCAGTAAAGTTACATAAATATTCCAAAGGTAAAAATTGCATTTGCGGTGCTTAGAATCTCATATACCAGAATGAGCAAAAATCTAAGAACACACAAATTTCTTAGCTGTTTCATTGATATCTTTATCTTCTACACACAGCTTTCCATGTCTTCTATAGCCATGAATGCATTCCAACTTGCCTTCATAACATTCCCCATTACTTGGACAAGGCTCACAAGAATCTGTAGTAATACACATTTGTCAGAACATTATTGGAATCTATAATTTGTGAGCAGACTATATGAAACTAGGATTAGACTACAtcatgaaaaagataaaatatttgttcaccaaaatattcttaaaaaatttaattacatactAAATAAAAGAAGGCAGAGGAAATTGACTGTCACGGTTAGAAAGAAATATGGAATAACCATAATGAGCAAAGAACAGTAACAAAGGGCActtgaaaaataaagttaCCCACAAATTCATATAGCCAACAAACCCGATTAAAACCCATATAAAAAGATACCAAGAGAGCCAGaattaataaacaaaatgaattaaaattcatataaaagGATACCCAGAAAGCCAAGTTTAACAAAAACGAAGAAACGcccataaaaaataagaagagGGGTAAAAGAATTGACCAGAGAGAGAATCGATGGAGTCTAAGTTGCTATCGCAGAAGGGCTTAGAGGTGGAGGTGAAAAAAGTGGCGAAGAAGTTACAGGAGAGAGCAACTGAGGAAGCGATTGCGAGTACCGCTATGAGCCGAAAAAACTCTCCTTTCGAAGGGAATAAACTCTGGGGCGGCTCTAGTATCGAGTTAAGTGAAGATTTCGAAGTTGATGATTTAGAAGGAGAATTGTGCTTCGGTTTTGGACGCTTTTTGGGCGTTGATGAAGACATGTTGAGGCTTGATCGACaagaaaaatgttaaatttctttCGAAGAATTAGAGAGGGAAAAGTGACGAGGAAGGAAAAAGTGAGGGAGACAAGGCTCGCGATtcctttatttgatttttctttcccCATTCTGGccaaaaaagggaaaatattACAGCGCCAAGCATTTTGGCAATTCCTGTCCAAAAAGAGACCTCCTTTCCtcaattaaagaaaaggaaaatattataGAAATAACTCCTCCAAAGGTAGCGGTAAAAGCACCAGTAATAAGTAAATTTGACATTAACAAAATGAAGCGCTTGAGCAATCCGCAACCTGTTAGAAGAAGTTGCCGGTCTCAGCTTTTCAGTCGGAGATGATGTGAATTGGGGCGACTGCCCCTAGCATTCCCCAAAAAGACAAAAGCGATGCCCCCATCCATGTGAAAGAGACATTTTTGGACACTTCTTttcaatgtttaaacttttgaGTCTTTTTCCATTCCCATCCATTCCAAGTTTCCAACCCCAAACTGTTTCCTTTACATTTACCAGTTGGTAAACTTACTACTTGACCTACTGCATCTGATGTTTCCATCtgaatttcaagcttattCTATTTGAATATTGAGCACTAAGCTACCTCAGGCTGTTATCACATGTCTAACCCACCTCCAAAACTACTAATAAAAAGCAACTTATAAATTGATTCTGATGTAATACCAAATAAAAGTGTCTTGCATGTGCCAACATTTTAATCTtatctcttcttcttttatttcttgaaaTTAGCTTTCACTATCTTCTTAATAGACGAGTACTACATTAGTATTTTCGATGTTGGTAAAAACAGCAAGTAAAAGCATCTCCCATTGAGTTTTCATTACTTTATTATTGAGacactttttttttggtaaaatatTCTTTAATATAACTGTAATTAACACACAACTGCTTACTCTGTTTTGTAGCTGCACCCGGACGAGCACCCAAATTTTCTGGTTGATTCCTCTAATGGATACACTACAGAACCCAATTCAATCAAAACCCTAATTTCCCCAAATTTTCATCAACACTCTCTTCCCAGATCAACCTCTCCTGGTAAAGTATTCAATccaaaattctattttttttcaattattttttcgATATATTTGCATCAATTGAATACCTGGAATTCAACTCAATTGCTCTTTTagagaaatgaattaatttttagaCAAGGTTGAATTTTCTTGGGTCCATAGTACAATTCAGCATTTGGGTATTTTagattctttttcttatttcttttgtttcttgggttttaatgaatttttacGAAAGGAATCTTTCGCTTGTAAAAGATGGGACTTGAACAGATATTAACATAAGATCTACTTCaaaaaaaagatgagaaaGTTCTCTTCTTTGAGCTCTCAAGCattaagaaaggaaaagtCTTACACTGATATATGCAATTATAATCGTGGGTAAATTTTGGAGGTTGTACCGGGAAACCCCAGAATCAATTTCAGTTAGGTTCTAAACTAAATCTTTTAGTTTTCTGAT
This window encodes:
- the LOC18606097 gene encoding probable methyltransferase PMT14, encoding MASKHNTSGNRTRSPLSIFAVIGLCCFFYILGAWQRSGFGKGDSIALEVTKQTDCNIFTNLNFETHHNDVEIVEHSKPKAVVFKPCDLKYTDYTPCQEQDHAMKFPRDNMIYRERHCPAEEEKLHCLIPAPKGYMTPFEWPKSRDYVHYANVPHKSLTVEKAVQNWVQFKGNVFKFPGGGTMFPQGADAYIDELASVIPIADGSVRTALDTGCGVASWGAYMMKRNVLAMSFAPRDNHEAQVQFALERGVPAVIGVLGSIKLPYPSRAFDMAQCSRCLIPWTANDGMYLMEVDRVLRPGGYWVLSGPPINWETYYKTWKRSKEDLKAEQRKIEELAERLCWEKKYEKGDIAIFQKKVNDKSCLRKSANICESRDADDVWYKKMETCVNPFPKVSSSSEVAGGELKKYPARLFAVPPRIAKGLVDGVSAKSYQEDNKLWKKHVNAYKRINKLIGTARYRNMMDMNAGLGGFAASLESPKSWVMNVVPTVAKNTLGVIYERGLIGIYHDWCEGFSTYPRTYDFIHANGVFSLYQNKCNFEDILLEMDRILRPEGAVIFRDDVDVLNKVRKIAGGMRWNTKMMDHEDGPLVPEKMLVAVKQYWVGSSGNSTSNDQ
- the LOC18606098 gene encoding uncharacterized protein LOC18606098 isoform X2, producing MSSSTPKKRPKPKHNSPSKSSTSKSSLNSILEPPQSLFPSKGEFFRLIAVLAIASSVALSCNFFATFFTSTSKPFCDSNLDSIDSLSDSCEPCPSNGECYEGKLECIHGYRRHGKLCVEDKDINETAKKFSKWLEVRLCEAYAQSLCYGTVTVWAREHDIWNDLDGHELMQNFGPDNATYLYAKRRVMETIVKLLETRINSHGIQEVKCPDSLAEYYKPFTCRIRQLISNHALIIVPVCAGLVGFAMLFWNVHQKRCLSARVEELYHQVCDMLEEKALRSKSVNGGGESWVVASWLRDHLLFPRERKDPHLWKKVEELVQEDSRVDLYPKLVKVEGSLSSSRMRKKGEEVTLKSVGGINTNLNQSDHKVKAEPKALMF
- the LOC18606098 gene encoding uncharacterized protein LOC18606098 isoform X1 — its product is MSSSTPKKRPKPKHNSPSKSSTSKSSLNSILEPPQSLFPSKGEFFRLIAVLAIASSVALSCNFFATFFTSTSKPFCDSNLDSIDSLSDSCEPCPSNGECYEGKLECIHGYRRHGKLCVEDKDINETAKKFSKWLEVRLCEAYAQSLCYGTVTVWAREHDIWNDLDGHELMQNFGPDNATYLYAKRRVMETIVKLLETRINSHGIQEVKCPDSLAEYYKPFTCRIRQLISNHALIIVPVCAGLVGFAMLFWNVHQKRCLSARVEELYHQVCDMLEEKALRSKSVNGGGESWVVASWLRDHLLFPRERKDPHLWKKVEELVQEDSRVDLYPKLVKGESKVVWEWQVEGSLSSSRMRKKGEEVTLKSVGGINTNLNQSDHKVKAEPKALMF